Below is a window of Oligoflexia bacterium DNA.
TCCATGATTCCATAAAAAAGATAACGACCACTTGGCGAGAGTTTTATAGCGTGAGGCAAGCTGCAGCCATGTTCACCTAAATCTTCGGGGCTTTCTAAATCATCAAGATTAAATTTATAAAAATGGCCTCTTACAGCTGTGATAAAAACTTTTTCTTGAATAAACACAACATGGGTTTGGCTCTCGTAAGTAACTTCTATGGGGCCAAAGTTTGAAGTAGAAAATCTTTTAATTTCTTCTAATGTTTGAGTGTCAAAAAATATTCCACAACGAGCCACACCACCTAAAAACCCAATAGTACCTTCTTTATTTATTTGAACAGCATGAGCACCTGCGACACCGTCAAAGAATTTAATTTTAGTTTCATGTGTATCATCTGAAAAGTTGCGCACACGAAGTACTCCAGCGGGGCCTTCCCAGCCATTGAGAACGGGGCCATCGAGAGCTACAAATATATCAAATTTTTCTGAATTCATTTTCAGCTCCCCGGCACTTTTGCTTTTTAAGCGTGTGATAATAATTCTCACAGACGCAGCAATCAAAAGCAAGACCAGGGCATGACGCAGTATTGTTGAATTTAGGCGAAAAAAAACGACGGTTCATAAGTCCGTCGTTAAAATATTTCAGCTCGCTACCCAGGCACATCAAATGTCATCCCGAATAGGTTGGCTGAATTAGTGTTGTGGCCTCAAGATGTTTATCCATCGGACAGCCTCCACGGTTCGTGTGGCGGTCTGTTTCTCCCTTTGGTAACCTGGCAAGCAAGTGAGTGATTTCACGTAGCCCCATGGTTTTGCGTCCCGGCCTTTCGGCTAAGTTTGCCTTTTTCAAAGAGGCACAAGCAACGTATTCAATTTTCGGGTTTCTTACATCGGCTCTGCTCCTGCTAAGGTTCAACTTCAGTTATAACTCTATAATAGCGCATCGCAGTAAAAATTACAATAGGGGCCAAGTTGGCAAGATCCTTGCAGAATTTAGAGTATAAGGGATAATAGTCAATGAGAGGGGTTTAAATGCCTAAGTTTTTGACAGTCGCTTTAATGGTGGTCGGTTTTTGCCTGATTTTAGGCTTTCAAAACTGTGCTCCAGCTCCACAAGAAGACGGTGCAAGTCGTTCTGCATTACCTAAAACCGAGATTACAGCCACTGTAGTTAAGCCCTTAAACCTTGATGGTTGCCGTGTTCTTTTATGCGCACAAGATAATGTTGAAGGTGGGCAAAAATGCTTCATTCCTTTAAAGATGGATTCTCGTTATATCGTCGAAGGCAATGTTGTGAAAGTTAAAGGAAAACAAAATTTCGATGCTGTTTCAACTTGTATGGCTGGAGATATTTTTGAAGTTCAAGAAGTTGAACTTCTCTCTGGTTCGATGAACAATATTCCAGGGTCTTCTCCCGCGCCTTTTGCCACTCCATAATAATTTACTCTACTAACGTCGAGAAAAGTCACATTTAAATTGTCAACTAATGTCTAGAACTGAAGCTCAGCTTAGACTTTAGGTTGATTCCAATTCTGTATCCTGTTGAGCTAATAGACGGGGAACATCACAAAAAAACCAGGGATGGGAAATGAAAATAAGATTTTTCACTTCAATGTTTTTCGCAAGTTTGACTTTTGCAATTTTAATTTACAATGTTGGTTGTGAAGATAGAGAAACAGTCGGAAAAGCTCCGACGGGGCATGTTTATTTAACTTGGCAATCTGAAGATACAAGTCGAACGATCACAGTAAATGTACATTCAGATCTAACATCATCTGTTGCCACAGTTCATTACGATACAATTTCACATGGTGGCGTTGTTGAAGATTATAAATATAAGACCTCTGGTAACTATAAAGAACTCAAAACGATTAATCGTCGAGTTCATGTTATTGAGCTTAAAAACCTTGAACCAAACACGATCTATTATTTCACCGTAAGTAACGGCACTGCGGGAAATGGTATCGAGAAAAAATTTAAAACAATTCCTGCTGATGATAGTGCACTCACTTTTGTTACGGGTGGAGATATGAATTCTTCTGCTGAAATGACTGAGCTCAATAAACAAGCCGCAAAATATAATCCAGATTTTGCAATGCTAGGTGGAGACATCGCCTATGACGATGGCAATTTGGCAAATGCTAGAAAGTGGGATGAGTTTTTTTCCTCGTGGGATAAAAACATGGTGACCAGAGATGGGTTGATGATTCCTATCGTATTAGCTATTGGCAATCATGAAGTGTTAGGTGGTTATAACGGGACATTCGCGAAAGCTCCTTTTTACTCTACGTATTTTGCTCAAGATTCAAAGTTATCTTACTTCACAAGAAAATTTGGTCGTGACACGATTGTTTACGTTCTTGATACCGGGCATATTGCAAAAGTAAGTGGTGCTCAGACTGATTGGCTTAAAGCCCAGATGTCTAAAAACACCTCAATCCCAAATGAATTTGCTATTTATCATGTGCCTTTGTACCCGAGTGCTCGTGGTTTTAGTGAGCAAACACAAATGATTGATGGAAGAAAATATTGGGTACCATTATTTGACCAATACAAACTTACTACCGCATTTGAAAATCATGATCATGCGTTAAAGCGAACAAAGCTTTTGAAAAATAATTTGCCTGATAAAGACGGAACACTTTATTTAGGTGATGGTTGCTGGGGTAAAACAACACGCACGCCAGACCCCACTCGTTATTATCTTGAGCAGACATCAGCTACACGACATTTTTGGGTGGTTAAGACGTCATCCAAAGGTGCTGTTTTCACAGCAATTGATCAATTGGGTAAACAAAAAGATACTACTCAGTTAGCCCACTAAATCATCACATATTTGTGAGTGATGTGTGAAGTAAGTGGATGCAATGATTTGAAAGTTTTTTGGTATTAACCTTCATTGCCATGTCTACAAGTTCATTACCTGCATAAAACGCAGCCAGTTCATGCCGGGGCATCAAGAATTGCGATTTTACATGGTCTCGTCTTCCTGGTGTTGTTTTAACAATACGCTCAAGCCCTTCAATGGCGCTTTTCGTACCCATTGCTTTTAGTATATTTATCGCATCACTAATATGTCTTTGATACGTACCGGTTTGATTTTTAAGAGAACCATTTTCTAAAGCAATATCTACTAAATGATTCACAATTATCTGGGCCCCATTTTGTGCAATTTCTGCGACAGATGAGTCGGGGTGAGAGATTGCTTTAAGAAAAAATTCAGCTATAGGAAATCTTTCATCGTAATCAGAAAAAATTAACGCATCTAAGTGATAATCAATTGGCGCGCGTGTCCCACGCTCAAAATCTTTAACACTTCTTCCAGCTTTAACCTCTGCAAGTGCTCTGTCATCGATGCGTTTGACGAACATATTATTTAAAGCCCAAATGGCATTAATGCGTCCTTCTTTAGAACTCTGAGGATTATTTAGCTGCTCTACAAGTTTTTCAGGTAATTGGCTTGTTTCATAATCATTTGGATTAGAAAATGGCGACAGATCACCAAGTAAGTAAGCTCTTACTAGTGTTTCAATTTCTCTGATATTTTCAGGGTCTAATTTTTGTGATTCAGCAAATGCTGGTTGAATATTGAGGGCTAAAACAAAGACATAAAATAAAAAAGTTTTCATGTGCACTCCAATAAGAATGAATCATGAAAACTAATTGCATGAGCTGTGCCGTAACCACAATTATATTAGGGGTTTAGCGCTGGGTTTTGATGCTCAATATTTAGCCAATGTGACAATCAACGCTACTCAATCTCGCCTTCAGTATCATTAACAAGAGATTTCAAATCACAACCACTGCCAGTGGAAGGTTCGACCTGTAATTTACAGTGAGTGCTCGTTGATGGACATTTCAGGCGCAAATGTAAATGGTCGTCATGAAGTGAGACAAGCCCCATGCGACGTAAGGTCTCTGTACGCTCAGGTGTCACACCCAATTGAGTGATGTAGCTGCAAAATGCTTTTTTAATGGCCGCATCTACAAAAATTCTACCAACTCGTTTTGTGGCTACTAACTCATTCATCAAATGCCAATTGCGAGCCACATCAAAGTTTGCGGTGATTTTACCATTTTTTACAAATGACTCTTGAAAACCATTTACATGTGGTTCTTGTTCTTGAAGATTTTTTCTTAAGTAAACAATATCTGCATCAAGACCATTTTGGTGGCTGCGGTGACCTCCGACTTGACCGCCACCAAATTGAGCGATGTCAGCAACTTGAAGGCGCTCACTGCTTGGAAATTTTGCTATCATATTTTTTCCTACTGCAGCAATTACTTTGGTGAGAATATCAGTAGCATAGGCGCGATTACGTAAGCGCATGATCTTTAAAAAGCCCGTACCATCGAGGGGTAGCTGACTGGGATGTGTGAGTTTGCCGTCCCAATAAATTCCATAAGCTTGTTCCGGAGTATTGGGGTTCACCTCAATTAT
It encodes the following:
- a CDS encoding metallophosphoesterase family protein, translated to MKIRFFTSMFFASLTFAILIYNVGCEDRETVGKAPTGHVYLTWQSEDTSRTITVNVHSDLTSSVATVHYDTISHGGVVEDYKYKTSGNYKELKTINRRVHVIELKNLEPNTIYYFTVSNGTAGNGIEKKFKTIPADDSALTFVTGGDMNSSAEMTELNKQAAKYNPDFAMLGGDIAYDDGNLANARKWDEFFSSWDKNMVTRDGLMIPIVLAIGNHEVLGGYNGTFAKAPFYSTYFAQDSKLSYFTRKFGRDTIVYVLDTGHIAKVSGAQTDWLKAQMSKNTSIPNEFAIYHVPLYPSARGFSEQTQMIDGRKYWVPLFDQYKLTTAFENHDHALKRTKLLKNNLPDKDGTLYLGDGCWGKTTRTPDPTRYYLEQTSATRHFWVVKTSSKGAVFTAIDQLGKQKDTTQLAH
- a CDS encoding penicillin-insensitive murein endopeptidase, which encodes MLRTQGCRSAFILLLLILTLTACAQERSFQTRIATSPDSPQPDVQRPIIEVNPNTPEQAYGIYWDGKLTHPSQLPLDGTGFLKIMRLRNRAYATDILTKVIAAVGKNMIAKFPSSERLQVADIAQFGGGQVGGHRSHQNGLDADIVYLRKNLQEQEPHVNGFQESFVKNGKITANFDVARNWHLMNELVATKRVGRIFVDAAIKKAFCSYITQLGVTPERTETLRRMGLVSLHDDHLHLRLKCPSTSTHCKLQVEPSTGSGCDLKSLVNDTEGEIE